ACGTGGTAGGGACGGTGCGTCATGGCGGTTTCCTGACCGGTTTGTGTGACAGGGTTGCAAAGATCCGGACGCCCGCGGCAGCAATCCGAGACAAGGTATTCGACCAGCCGCGCCGCGCCGTCCGTATCGGCCCGATACAGAAGGAACGTGCCTTCACGGCGCTGGCTGACCAGCCCGGTCTGACGCAGGATGTTCAGCGCCGGGGACAGCGTGCTTTTGGGAACGCCCAGGACACCGGCCAAGTCCCCTGCCGAAACGGCGTCGGGGTAACGCCGCATCAACAACCGGAACACGGCCAGTCGATGCGGGTGGGCCAGGGCGGAAAGCTGATCGAGTCGCAGTTCTGATTCCATAATTCCGGAAATACGGAATTATTGGAGTTTAGACAAGGCGTTTCGTGCCCGAAACACCCCGTCGTCAGGCCAGTGACGGCAGCCAGAGCACGATGGCCGGGAAGGCCACCAGAAGCGCGATGGTCAACGCGTCGGCGATGAAAAAGGGTGTGACGCCCTTGAACACGTCCTGCACGCTCAGATCGGGGCGCACCCCGGCGACGACAAAGCAGTTCAGCCCGATCGGCGGTGTGATCAGGCAAAACTCGGCCATCTTGACCACCAGGATGCCGAACCAGATGGCGCACATCGGACCCGACATGCCGAAGGTCGACATTTCGGCCGACACGCTTTCGCCGCCGTTCAGCGCCATCACCGCCGGGTAGACCACCGGCAGCGTCAGCAGCAGCATCCCGATGGCGTCCATGAACATGCCAAGCACGGCATAGGCCAGAAGGATCATGACCAGGATCAGCATCGGCGACATCTCGAGCGACGTGATCCAGTCCGAAAACACCCCTGGCAAATCGGCGAAACCCAGGAAGCGGACATAGATCAGCACACCCCAGATGATCGAGAAGATCATCACGCTGAGCCTTGCGGTTTCCAGCAACGCGTCGCGGAAGGCCCGCCAGCGCATGCCGCGCCAGACCGCCATCAGGAAAACGACAAAGGCGCCGATCGCCCCGCCTTCGGTCGGCGTGCCCCAGGCATCGCCGCCGAACGGGTTGTAGATGAAGACGATGATGATGAAGACCACGAACAGGATCGGCAGCGCGCCGGGCAGCGCACGGAACCGCTCGCCCCAGGTGAAGCCGCGCAGCGGCGGGCCGAAACTGGGGATCGCCAGCGCCAGCCCGATGATGATCGCGCCGTAGACCAGCGCCGAGAAGACGCCGGGAATGAACCCCGCCAAAAGCAGCCGGCCGACATCCTGTTCGACGATGATGGCGTAGATCACCAGGATGGCCGAAGGCGGGATCAGCGAGGCCAGCGTGCCAGCCGCCGCCACCACGCCCGCGGCAAAGCGTTTGTCGTACCCGTTGGCCTGCATCTCGGGAATCGCGATGCGCGCGAAAACGGCCGAGGTCGCCACCGACGCGCCGGACACCGCAGAAAAACCCGCCGTGGCGAAGACCGTCGCCACCGCCATGCCGCCCGGAACCCAGCCCACCCATTTCTTGGCGGCGTCGAACAGGGCCCGGGTGAAGCCGGCGTGGTAGGCCAGATAACCGATCAGGATGAAGGTGGGGATCAGGCTCAGCGCCTGGCTGGCGATCTTGGAATGCGGCACCTGCCCGGCGGTCTTGGTGGCGACGGTCAGCGCCCACCAGAACTGATCCGGGTCGTAGCCCTTCTTGGCCCAGAAGATCCAGACCAGCCCGACCAGCCCGGCCAGCGCCGCGGCAAAGGCCACGCGCATGCCCAGCACCACCAGCACCAGCATGCCCATCGAGACCCAGATGCCGATCTCGGTGGGCGTCATGACTTGTCCTCGGCGCCCGACACCGCTTCGGCCTCGCGCGCGGCGATGGTCGCGACATCCTCGATCAGCGGCACCGCGACCGCGTCGCCGGTGAGGAAGGCGCGGCCATAGCCCCAAAGCTGCAGCAGCAGGCGCAGTGCCATCACCGAGAAGGCCACCGGCGCCAAGAGCTTGGCCGGCCAGATCGGCAGCTTGATGTCGATGGTCGAGTCGCGGCTGTAGAGCGGCGCGTTCCAGTCGAAGGACCGCCCGAAATGCGCCCAGGACCCCCAGATCAGCAGCACGATCAGCACCAGGATGGCCAAGGTGGACACGAATTCGGCCGCCCAAAGCGCCCGTCCCCGCAACCGGCCGACCAGGATATCCATGCGGATATGGCCGCCGTCGCGCTGCGCAAAGGAAATGCCCATGAAGGCGATCAGCGGCATGGTGACCTCGATCCAGTCGACATAGCCGCGCACCGGCGCGTTGAAGAAATTGCGCCCGCCGACGGAATAGACCGCCAGCAGCATCAGCCCGAACACGGCCAGACCGCTGATCAGGCCGAAAGCGCCCTCGATCCGGTAAAGCGCGCGGTCGAGACGGCTCAGCAACGACCCGTCCTCGCGCACGGCGGCTTTCATCGCCATGGCTGTCCCCCTCCCCGTTCGGCGCACCCGGTCCGGCCGGATGCGCCTGCCTTCAAGCGGCGGATCAGGAACCGCTCAGCGTCGAGACCACGAGGTCATAGAGTTCCTGCGCGGGCAACCCGCGCGCGGTGTTCTCTTCGATCCATTTCTGCGCGACGGGGCCCGCCGCCTTTTCGCGGAATTCGGCGAGACGCTCTTCGTTGTAGCTGATCTGCTGGATGCCCTTTTCCTCGAGCAGCGGCCACCACTTGGCCATCGTCTCGTTCTCGTAGAAGTCGATGTAATGCTGCCGGGCCTCGCCGATCGACGACATCAGCGCGTCGCGCTCGGCATCGCTGAGCGCGTTCAGCGCGTCGGTGTTGACGACGATGGGGCAGTTCACCGTGCCGGGGTTGAGGTTCGTCGACCACCACTTGGCGGCTTCGGTGATGCCGAAGGACATGTGCGCGTGGGGCGCGAAGGCGATCGACTTGACGATGCCCGAATCCAGCGCCTGGCGCGCCTCTTCCGAGGTCACCGAGGTCGGCACCGCGCCGATCATCGTCAGCGCTTCGCCGATGCCGCCGGTGGCGCGCACGGTCAGGCCCTCGAAATCGGCCAGCGTTTCAGGCGGCGTGCCGACGCCGGCGATGTTG
This Thalassococcus arenae DNA region includes the following protein-coding sequences:
- the dctP gene encoding TRAP transporter substrate-binding protein DctP, which produces MKSMTAKLLTTAIAVTFATEALATEWNVSLWGKRRAFTEHVEKLAELVSAKTNGEFTLNISYGGLSKNTENLDGISIGAFEMAQFCAGYHADKNPSITVLELPFLGVSTLEQEWDVSMAVYNHPATQADLGRWNATLLMPSPLPQYNIAGVGTPPETLADFEGLTVRATGGIGEALTMIGAVPTSVTSEEARQALDSGIVKSIAFAPHAHMSFGITEAAKWWSTNLNPGTVNCPIVVNTDALNALSDAERDALMSSIGEARQHYIDFYENETMAKWWPLLEEKGIQQISYNEERLAEFREKAAGPVAQKWIEENTARGLPAQELYDLVVSTLSGS
- a CDS encoding TRAP transporter large permease, which encodes MTPTEIGIWVSMGMLVLVVLGMRVAFAAALAGLVGLVWIFWAKKGYDPDQFWWALTVATKTAGQVPHSKIASQALSLIPTFILIGYLAYHAGFTRALFDAAKKWVGWVPGGMAVATVFATAGFSAVSGASVATSAVFARIAIPEMQANGYDKRFAAGVVAAAGTLASLIPPSAILVIYAIIVEQDVGRLLLAGFIPGVFSALVYGAIIIGLALAIPSFGPPLRGFTWGERFRALPGALPILFVVFIIIVFIYNPFGGDAWGTPTEGGAIGAFVVFLMAVWRGMRWRAFRDALLETARLSVMIFSIIWGVLIYVRFLGFADLPGVFSDWITSLEMSPMLILVMILLAYAVLGMFMDAIGMLLLTLPVVYPAVMALNGGESVSAEMSTFGMSGPMCAIWFGILVVKMAEFCLITPPIGLNCFVVAGVRPDLSVQDVFKGVTPFFIADALTIALLVAFPAIVLWLPSLA
- a CDS encoding TRAP transporter small permease subunit: MAMKAAVREDGSLLSRLDRALYRIEGAFGLISGLAVFGLMLLAVYSVGGRNFFNAPVRGYVDWIEVTMPLIAFMGISFAQRDGGHIRMDILVGRLRGRALWAAEFVSTLAILVLIVLLIWGSWAHFGRSFDWNAPLYSRDSTIDIKLPIWPAKLLAPVAFSVMALRLLLQLWGYGRAFLTGDAVAVPLIEDVATIAAREAEAVSGAEDKS